One window of Theileria equi strain WA chromosome 2 map unlocalized gcontig_1105316255051, whole genome shotgun sequence genomic DNA carries:
- a CDS encoding conserved hypothetical protein (encoded by transcript BEWA_044780A), translating to MTGGGGGSGTAEEKSTIRRFAMFMAGFSLLQTLRVAITAGRFAVVRFGIPSGQIGIFINSIHHSMETAGDVGLFLMSLYVLFSDRNKTADYIVSVIAIWFLFVMNLLLIVAYSVGGERGCLTFYYWVLVIASLGFGLDESISITIGVADVAYFGLGMPLSGIMACLYHAVYLYFAEKFQWSDTYFWIVIGQIVISALVSGIAAIVWTIAYRNFDPGGTQASGEATTSPPSGPSQGPKGDLRNRAGNAISNMLMCLCGMSCIYAFYPAIAPYQFVSPEAGHLIDLALLFTSAIPSLVIAAVCSWTDKGPDRPWKGEYAWWHATWLFMVPYVTAMTLCIFAIHYPNWRSSRAIYGNIWTTGVITVTLKCCEETLKGVANSGVGMQSGDNKGDGQLSALNALTAQFTMDIVAYIGGGYVKAITKYDRDNWPTKHYGSWRSFGFWLGSALSGGLKCVRESFTTDIRSNLITGNEVLFIVYADE from the coding sequence ATGACGGGAGGTGGAGGAGGCAGTGGAACAGCCGAGGAGAAGTCTACCATCCGAAGGTTTGCCATGTTCATGGCAGGATTCTCGCTTCTACAGACTCTACGTGTTGCCATTACGGCGGGAAGGTTTGCAGTGGTTAGGTTTGGCATTCCTAGTGGACAGATTGGCATTTTCATCAACtccattcaccattccATGGAGACAGCTGGAGATGTTGGTCTCTTCCTAATGTCGTTGTACGTCCTGTTTAGTGATCGTAACAAGACTGCTGACTACATAGTATCCGTCATTGCCATTTGGTTTCTTTTTGTGATGAACTTGTTATTGATAGTGGCATATTCAGTTGGAGGTGAACGTGGATGTTTGACATTTTACTACTGGGTTCTCGTTATTGCTTCCCTAGGATTTGGTTTGGATGAATCTATATCCATTACCATTGGAGTTGCAGATGTTGCATACTTTGGTCTTGGTATGCCCCTCTCTGGTATCATGGCCTGTCTATACCATGCTGTATATCTCTACTTTGCCGAGAAGTTCCAGTGGTCTGACACATACTTTTGGATAGTGATTGGACAAATTGTGATATCAGCACTGGTTTCCGGTATTGCAGCTATTGTATGGACCATTGCGTATAGAAACTTCGATCCAGGGGGTACACAAGCTTCAGGAGAAGCTACCACTAGTCCACCTAGTGGGCCTAGTCAAGGGCCCAAAGGAGACTTACGGAACAGAGCTGGAAACGCTATATCTAATATGCTAATGTGTCTCTGCGGAATGAGTTGTATTTATGCCTTCTATCCAGCCATAGCACCGTATCAATTCGTGAGTCCAGAGGCTGGCCACTTGATAGATTTAGCCTTGCTATTCACAAGTGCCATTCCTTCTCTCGTTATTGCAGCTGTATGTTCATGGACTGATAAGGGTCCGGACAGACCATGGAAAGGTGAGTATGCATGGTGGCATGCGACATGGCTGTTTATGGTTCCCTATGTAACGGCAATGACCTTGTGTATCTTTGCTATCCACTACCCCAATTGGAGAAGCTCCAGGGCAATTTATGGCAACATATGGACTACAGGTGTGATCACAGTTACTCTGAAATGCTGTGAAGAGACTCTAAAGGGTGTGGCGAACAGCGGTGTTGGAATGCAAAGTGGTGATAACAAGGGTGACGGCCAACTGTCAGCTCTGAATGCTCTTACAGCCCAGTTTACCATGGACATTGTTGCATACATTGGCGGTGGTTATGTCAAGGCTATTACAAAGTACGATAGAGACAACTGGCCAACTAAACACTATGGATCCTGGAGGTCATTCGGATTTTGGTTAGGAAGTGCTCTTTCTGGTGGATTAAAATGTGTCCGTGAATCCTTTACTACGGATATTAGATCAAATCTGATAACTGGGAATGAGGTCTTGTTTATTGTTTATGCTGATGAGTAA
- a CDS encoding hypothetical protein (encoded by transcript BEWA_044790A): MDLYSPWGLQYSHSPTTPTRESSNSRLSFTWIRVHQDCQLTYHSLKENKRMGNKATAYVELSHGPKKSGKYNDYYYDNGLVTLKEDKYPGGNGVYKVTRHTPKKDYTISGIYHNKCYQFGFENELPMGCNISVYFGGGDSDHMNPLVVQLEAGGVNNFYYPCILGRAWAKTRLINPETLLDSLDVFNCSINRLHTVDLSVRTGISCRGCRDTKRVLATECETDGSYYRTTHQCADKSPFCIKRLKEGSVYQISIPTANKVTSVDTFFLTKEHGPPLVLCISDESGSKWYRRVASNLPTLTEVKDGSKPSSTDNHEKIRELLTEAYAPSVVFDSSKGPTGDHCSYIDSFSGETIEVVKTIDGKYVKLTHLVRGKDTFRVGGIVPKGEGSTKDLTTTDEVLSLTIFYWVLDPEYQSPLLIELEKPNNTYDYYTRDKEGNWNKDGQTGPKKVELRLETPLNNQNCKLNGAHIFNINGKQTPNCKCPKCVKSMTLVKQPLFVNHDFWKLSDYTSINDFMDGQNKQTGIPCFKGVTTAFVFFDIKGTDKPLLVCVMADSTNVKASVGGKFTWFRRDSINSTSWSVDKELPPNPESCLESIKKILENFPENTKTLQKV, from the coding sequence ATGGACCTTTATTCCCCATGGGGTCTCCAGTACAGTCATTCTCCTACCACTCCAACCAGGGAGTCCTCCAACTCCAGACTGTCCTTTACGTGGATTCGAGTACACCAAGACTGCCAACTGACGTACCACTCTCTTAAGGAGAACAAGAGGATGGGCAACAAAGCCACTGCCTACGTGGAACTGTCTCATGGTCCCAAGAAGTCTGGCAAATACAACGACTACTACTATGACAATGGTCTTGTGACTCTCAAGGAAGACAAGTATCCAGGTGGTAATGGCGTATACAAGGTCACTCGTCACACCCCAAAAAAGGACTACACCATCAGTGGCATCTACCATAACAAGTGTTACCAGTTTGGATTCGAAAATGAGTTACCCATGGGATGCAACATCTCTGTCTACTTCGGTGGTGGTGACTCTGACCACATGAACCCTCTGGTTGTCCAGTTGGAGGCTGGAGGTGTCAACAATTTCTACTACCCCTGCATCTTGGGTCGTGCCTGGGCCAAGACTAGACTCATAAACCCTGAGACTCTACTTGACTCTCTCGATGTTTTCAACTGTTCTATCAACAGACTACACACAGTTGACTTGTCAGTGAGGACTGGAATATCCTGTCGTGGTTGCAGAGATACTAAACGTGTGCTTGCCACTGAGTGTGAAACCGACGGATCATACTACAGGACTACTCATCAGTGTGCCGACAAGTCACCTTTCTGCATAAAGAGGCTCAAAGAAGGTTCAGTCTATCAAATCTCTATCCCAACTGCCAATAAGGTGACCTCAGTTGACACCTTCTTCCTCACCAAGGAACATGGTCCTCCACTAGTGCTCTGCATATCCGACGAGTCTGGCAGCAAGTGGTACAGAAGAGTTGCCTCTAACCTCCCGACACTCACTGAGGTCAAAGATGGAAGCAAGCCAAGTAGTACGGATAACCATGAGAAGATCAGAGAACTCCTCACAGAGGCCTATGCTCCTTCAGTCGTCTTTGACTCCTCCAAGGGACCTACTGGAGACCACTGTTCCTACATAGACTCCTTTAGTGGAGAGACTATTGAGGTTGTAAAGACTATTGATGGCAAGTATGTGAAACTGACTCACCTGGTGAGAGGCAAGGATACATTTAGAGTTGGTGGCATAGTACCAAAGGGGGAAGGATCTACTAAGGATCTTACAACAACTGACGAGGTACTTAGTCTTACCATATTCTACTGGGTCCTTGACCCTGAGTACCAGTCTCCTCTACTCATTGAACTTGAGAAGCCTAACAACACCTATGACTACTATACTCGTGATAAAGAGGGTAACTGGAACAAAGACGGTCAAACTGGACCTAAAAAGGTGGAATTGCGTCTTGAGACCCCTCTTAACAATCAAAACTGCAAACTTAACGGTGCTCACATCTTCAATATCAATGGAAAACAGACCCCTAATTGCAAATGCCCAAAATGTGTTAAAAGTATGACACTAGTTAAACAACCTCTTTTTGTTAACCATGatttttggaaactttCTGATTACACTTCCATAAACGATTTTATGGACGGACAGAATAAACAGACTGGCATACCATGTTTCAAGGGTGTAACCACAGCATTCGTTTTTTTCGACATCAAGGGCACAGATAAACCACTTCTTGTCTGTGTAATGGCTGATTCAACCAACGTAAAGGCAAGTGTAGGAGGAAAGTTCACTTGGTTCAGACGAGACTCTATTAATAGCACCAGCTGGTCAGTTGACAAGGAGCTACCGCCTAACCCAGAATCATGTCTGGAGAGCATTAAGAAGATACTGGAAAACTTCCCAGAGAATACAAAGACACTGCAGAAAGTATGA
- a CDS encoding conserved hypothetical protein (encoded by transcript BEWA_044800A), producing the protein MATDDSTKTDENTTQRRWIVFMIGMTMLQVILLALTACAYAINRLKLPYGSSLGMFDMTGNSIKLANTVGIGVIFLIAIAYPGHMNYMNLMSTVIWVLFTVDLTLLIVFAVGSEPKNSVLYYSILVLSALIYGFSQISCIKTYVDDVPYVIVGMSMISISVFFYHILFLIVSSIITILDINYWIVVGQMVYVVLMAGSSAILWTFTGK; encoded by the coding sequence ATGGCTACTGATGACTCTACCAAGACAGATGAAAATACAACTCAAAGGAGATGGATTGTCTTTATGATTGGTATGACCATGCTTCAGGTCATTCTCTTGGCCCTGACTGCTTGTGCTTATGCCATTAACAGGCTCAAACTGCCATATGGTAGCTCTCTCGGTATGTTTGACATGACTGGAAACTCCATTAAACTTGCCAACACCGTTGGAATAGGAGTCATCTTCCTTATTGCAATCGCCTATCCTGGTCACATGAATTATATGAATCTCATGTCAACTGTCATATGGGTTCTGTTTACAGTGGATTTAACCTTACTTATTGTCTTTGCAGTTGGAAGCGAACCAAAAAATTCCGTTCTCTACTATTCAATTCTCGTCCTATCGGCTCTAATTTATGGCTTCAGTCAAATCTCATGTATTAAAACATATGTTGATGATGTTCCTTATGTCATTGTTGGCATGTCCATGATATCAATCTCTGTCTTCTTTTATCACATTTTATTTCTCATCGTATCAAGCATAATCACTATTCTTGACATAAACTACTGGATTGTCGTAGGACAAATGGTCTACGTTGTCTTAATGGCAGGATCGTCAGCAATACTCTGGACATTCACCGGGAAATAG
- a CDS encoding signal peptide containing protein (encoded by transcript BEWA_044810A), with protein MIFAKFAFTLLFSLATFSFAAELELRKLQESTETDLGLHVALETSHEIVVVWFKPFVGKEITKVIGDSHELWKAQKEGHELNELIVLAKVDVAAFAVISELTEQGGLLHHYLELDPKGGVRKEYTDFPAFLRLILTSLHRLGAVEALKPPYPDVPSHFLLRHLKIAGEKAAAQVSHDAPDAPAH; from the coding sequence ATGATTTTCGCTAAATTCGCATTCACACTTCTTTTTTCCCTGgcaaccttttcatttgCCGCTGAGCTTGAATTGAGGAAACTCCAGGAAAGTACTGAGACCGATTTAGGTTTGCACGTGGCTCTTGAGACTAGTCATGAAATCGTCGTTGTATGGTTCAAACCATTTGTTGGCAAGGAAATTACAAAGGTTATTGGCGATTCGCACGAACTTTGGAAAGCTCAGAAGGAAGGCCACGAACTCAACGAACTCATTGTGCTTGCAAAGGTTGATGTCGCTGCCTTTGCTGTCATATCTGAATTGACAGAGCAAGGAGGTTTGCTTCACCATTACCTCGAGCTTGATCCAAAGGGTGGTGTTAGGAAGGAGTATACAGACTTCCCAGCGTTCCTTAGGCTTATCCTAACCAGTCTTCATAGACTTGGCGCCGTTGAGGCTCTAAAGCCACCATACCCGGATGTACCCTCTCATTTCCTCCTCCGTCACCTAAAAATAGCTGGAGAGAAGGCTGCCGCACAGGTTAGTCATGATGCTCCCGATGCTCCTGCTCATTAA
- a CDS encoding conserved hypothetical protein (encoded by transcript BEWA_044820A) — protein MDYDMISEVPMEDQQTRSRRSKFVFSLLSLATFVEYFNAQFLFASMRGLEKSLGLSPEKLSHFAMAEEFALVSFIPVWGVLSDIYELRYLLTIAVFVTGCLSIILSTVSSFGFMLLIRLFKGATVGSVTPSAQKYIVTRKDISIGLAFGIIHSTACIARLVCSVVVTNFSSTVFFGIYGWRICSFIFGSFCILVSPFLMLMPNINRRPRGLDADRNVPLMLRIKHFLGFLFTNVKETFMTKTSRILPILIFIGDGPFIAASFVTLYFQYMGLSDLKAGLSTGLLIIGSIFGGVLGGMCSDYCHAKSPRYGRLLFGAANMVIRIVTFALIFGVINIDNIQQLYPFLAALLMINGATYITLSCVDRAILADVVMPSCQSFAVAFNVAISGIGSSVTFTPLLGMLTERVYGYQPIQTDLRDAPKELIINNGIALRNSITIMSMGTTAMLFVLYLLLCKSFGKDAENIRERAILEKV, from the coding sequence ATGGACTACGACATGATTTCCGAGGTCCCTATGGAGGATCAGCAAACCCGTTCCAGGAGGTCAAAATTTGTCTTTTCCTTGCTCAGTCTGGCAACATTTGTTGAGTATTTCAATGCTCAATTTCTGTTTGCCTCAATGAGAGGGTTAGAAAAGTCTCTGGGTTTGTCTCCAGAGAAGTTGTCGCATTTTGCGATGGCAGAAGAATTTGCACTAGTATCATTCATCCCAGTTTGGGGAGTGCTCTCTGATATCTATGAGCTAAGGTATCTGCTCACGATTGCAGTGTTTGTGACCGGGTGCTTGTCAATAATCTTAAGTACTGTCTCTAGCTTCGGATTCATGTTGCTGATACGCCTCTTCAAGGGTGCCACAGTCGGCAGTGTGACTCCTTCAGCACAAAAGTATATAGTAACAAGAAAGGATATAAGTATAGGATTGGCGTTTGGTATCATACATTCCACGGCATGCATCGCTAGACTTGTATGTTCTGTTGTTgttacaaacttttcatcGACTgtattttttggaatatatgGTTGGAGAATATGCTCGTTTATTTTTGGGTCATTCTGTATCCTAGTTTCACCATTTCTCATGTTAATGCCAAATATTAACAGGAGACCTAGGGGCCTTGATGCTGATCGGAATGTTCCTCTAATGTTACGTATAAAGCACTTCCTGGGCTTTTTGTTTACAAATGTCAAGGAAACATTCATGACAAAAACATCTAGGATATTGCCAATTTTGATTTTTATTGGGGATGGCCCGTTTATAGCAGCCTCGTTCGTTACACTCTATTTTCAATATATGGGTTTGTCTGATTTGAAAGCAGGTCTTTCAACCGGTCTATTAATTATCGGTAGTATCTTTGGTGGTGTTTTAGGCGGTATGTGCTCGGATTATTGCCATGCAAAGTCACCAAGATATGGAAGATTGTTATTTGGAGCTGCAAACATGGTAATAAGAATCGTGACATTCGCTTTGATTTTTGGAGTGATCAATATTGATAACATACAACAACTTTATCCTTTCCTTGCCGCATTATTGATGATTAACGGAGCTACATACATAACACTGAGCTGTGTGGACCGTGCTATTTTGGCAGATGTCGTCATGCCTTCTTGCCAGAGTTTTGCGGTGGCATTCAATGTAGCTATATCTGGTATTGGAAGCAGTGTGACTTTTACTCCTTTGCTGGGTATGCTCACAGAGCGTGTATATGGCTATCAGCCTATACAAACCGATTTGAGAGATGCACCAAAGGAATTGATCATAAACAACGGGATTGCTCTAAGAAATTCAATTACGATAATGAGTATGGGAACAACAGCCATGCTCTTTGTTCTATATTTACTATTATGTAAGtcttttggaaaagatgCAGAAAACATTCGCGAAAGAGCGATCTTGGAAAAGGTTTAG
- a CDS encoding hypothetical protein (encoded by transcript BEWA_044830A), with amino-acid sequence MSLARTMFQEERLNRNMDIQPDIVVDISRKGDYLTSGNSDIYVFGTEVVKELEEYAHYPYPRKLLGFKVNKFVENGKETNLPKNIENVEAILVYFYRHWTAPILLKVIVSGEENDGFRKHFYIKDINDEWKYQSYDSDTNPYSKVYEIIDRIKRL; translated from the coding sequence ATGTCACTAGCAAGGACCATGTTCCAGGAAGAAAGGTTAAACAGAAATATGGACATTCAACCGGATATTGTAGTTGACATATCCAGAAAGGGAGACTATCTTACTTCGGGCAACTCGGACATTTACGTCTTTGGTACTGAGGTGGTAAAGGAGCTCGAGGAATATGCGCACTATCCTTACCCTCGCAAACTCTTGGGTTTCAAAGTAAACAAGTTTGTAGAAAACGGCAAAGAGACCAATTTACCAAAGAATATCGAGAACGTAGAGGCCATCCTTGTCTATTTCTATAGACACTGGACTGCACCTATACTGCTGAAGGTAATTGTATCTGGAGAGGAAAACGATGGATTCCGAAAACATTTCTACATCAAAGATATCAACGATGAGTGGAAATATCAATCGTATGATAGTGACACTAATCCATATTCAAAGGTCTATGAGATCATTGATCGCATTAAAAGACTATAG
- a CDS encoding conserved hypothetical protein (encoded by transcript BEWA_044840A), producing the protein MHTSFNMARTKELCKKVVMFLIGFNILQPTFLLFSTSYYVVARFGFQRTEIGTFVNRTNVSITFMAAISAVIMSLYLLWVAPKFGLTKYNHFLSILTTVLAFVFDALVLIAYTCGGATGNITFYYWALVMTAICLGTNQLLCPSVDPKNIPLFSFGIPVSELRVFFYHVIFRHIVAKYNISNIDFKLVTGQLSIAVTASFLAAVLWVYCYHDTGHASDGICIEIERTSNYACKVGEQSVDVMVKQEPKVEGFKRYEHSVDGVKPFKILNLSNKNVPIGEVTLPTGTLRKVAVYTNDSDTALLVEILTECSTDKKISVSTYDYFFFNAVVSKWFGYRINDGQEMDSNTLIAVLTRLKVDMMSEIPEDIVKTLEPTNRNTDFWLALKRGYPFMLMFGLSIAFLCAFYPAIVPYKLIDPTRGYYVDLVSVFIRTIPPLLNCVVCNVDSLKKYSPQCDWREKRGWRFSWLIFIPYLFAILVALLILHYPNLAVCKLMKNNATFVGILTTMIGVSFVTGRSIGLTALPYQKSANIDPLTGKPMSNVDSMNTKLMCSCMLMYYALSVVIIPAGNGYHKAYSQYEQDRDHWPTKDFGFWRSLGFWISETMKEGTNILRCSFTTDLTRHMSRN; encoded by the coding sequence ATGCACACCTCCTTTAACATGGCGAGGACGAAGGAGCTGTGCAAGAAGGTAGTAATGTTTTTAATTGGGTTCAACATACTGCAGCCTACATTCCTCTTATTCTCCACATCCTACTATGTTGTTGCAAGATTTGGATTCCAAAGGACAGAAATTGGCACATTTGTCAACAGAACAAATGTCTCAATCACATTCATGGCTGCGATTTCAGCCGTTATAATGTCTCTGTATCTGCTGTGGGTAGCTCCAAAGTTTGGTCTGACTAAGTACAACCACTTTCTATCAATCTTGACAACAGTCTTGGCATTCGTCTTTGATGCGCTGGTACTAATAGCTTATACTTGTGGAGGAGCAACGGGTAATATCaccttctactactgggCGCTGGTTATGACTGCGATTTGTCTCGGCACCAACCAACTGCTCTGTCCCTCAGTTGACCCAAAGAACATTCCACTCTTCTCTTTTGGCATTCCTGTGTCTGAATTGCGGGTGTTTTTTTACCACGTAATATTCAGGCATATTGTTGCAAAGTATAACATTTCCAACATTGACTTTAAGCTTGTGACTGGTCAGCTTTCCATAGCCGTTACTGCGTCGTTTTTAGCTGCCGTCTTATGGGTGTATTGCTACCATGATACGGGGCATGCATCAGATGGAATTTGCATAGAGATTGAAAGGACCTCCAACTATGCATGCAAGGTTGGTGAGCAAAGCGTTGATGTCATGGTAAAACAAGAGCCCAAAGTTGAGGGATTCAAAAGGTATGAGCATTCTGTGGATGGTGTAAAaccttttaaaatattaaatcTATCgaataaaaatgtaccCATTGGAGAAGTTACGCTACCCACTGGCACACTGCGCAAAGTCGCCGTTTATACAAATGACTCTGATACAGCTCTCCTTGTGGAGATCCTTACAGAGTGCAGTACAGACAAAAAAATCTCAGTGTCTACTTATGACTACTTTTTTTTCAATGCAGTTGTTTCAAAATGGTTTGGCTACAGAATAAACGATGGCCAAGAAATGGATAGTAACACTTTAATCGCAGTATTAACAAGACTTAAAGTTGACATGATGAGCGAGATTCCAGAGGACATTGTGAAGACTCTTGAACCCACAAATAGAAACACGGACTTTTGGCTTGCTCTTAAGCGGGGGTACCCATTCATGCTAATGTTTGGACTATCAATAGCGTTCCTTTGTGCATTTTATCCCGCTATAGTCCCGTACAAACTTATAGATCCAACACGTGGTTACTATGTAGACCTTGTTAGCGTGTTCATTCGCACGATACCACCTCTTTTGAATTGCGTAGTATGCAATGTGGATTCCCTAAAGAAATACTCTCCGCAATGTGACTGGAGAGAGAAGAGGGGATGGAGGTTCTCGTGGCTCATTTTTATCCCATATTTGTTCGCAATTCTTGTTGCTCTTCtcattcttcattatccaaatTTGGCAGTCTGCAAACTCATGAAAAACAATGCGACATTCGTGGGAATACTGACAACAATGATTGGTGTTAGCTTTGTTACTGGTAGGTCTATTGGATTAACGGCACTGCCATATCAGAAAAGTGCCAATATAGACCCACTAACCGGAAAGCCCATGAGCAATGTTGATAGCATGAATACAAAACTAATGTGTTCATGCATGCTCATGTATTATGCACTTTCTGTTGTTATAATTCCAGCTGGCAATGGCTATCACAAAGCATATTCTCAGTATGAACAAGACAGAGACCACTGGCCTACTAAAGACTTTGGATTCTGGAGGTCACTAGGATTTTGGATTTCTGAGACAATGAAAGAGGGAAcgaatattttgagatgTTCCTTCACCACTGACTTAACCAGGCATATGTCTCGAAACTAA
- a CDS encoding conserved hypothetical protein (encoded by transcript BEWA_044850A) — translation MTEINVDSDDLVEIIDLSDDTHSEDDDIQVEDLSKGPEEPEDAHSLDNGPNNPNTDGNVILTSTEEQVYDRQIRLWGLKAQERIMKSHVLFLGKNGIQEEAMKNLLLAGMTISLINDHIVTSDDVKLSFFLKDEDIYKYHSEALCNRMSYMTTKKDRINGTVSKFLNEDSDGNYQVESLDALKKFNVLCISAEDYPLHKLERVNEVCRTLEIAFFVSMSCGIYGYFFMDLQNHTVEELFNKNAKSLTIEYRKLSDVFNQVRFPKGCNPVIKSIFGLVSCIKMGKTQDEMDDLCKRICGEIGADISTTTSMIQMHGQGFPVTSSILGGYLALEVRKYVTKQHETIPNFCAFDMDTSTVATAML, via the exons ATGACAGAAATAAACGTGGATTCTGACGACTTGGTTGAAATTATAGATCTTTCAGATGATACACACTCTGAAGACGATGATATCCAGGTAGAAGATCTCTCCAAAGGCCCTGAGGAACCCGAGGATGCACATTCCTTAGACAATGGACCGAACAATCCAAATACTGACGGAAATGTGATATTAACATCGACAGAAGAACAAGTATATGATAGACAAATCAGACTCTGGGGGTTAAAGGCTCAGGAAAG AATAATGAAGTCACATGTTCTCTTTTTGGGGAAAAATGGAATACAGGAAGAGGCAATGAAAAATCTACTCTTGGCAG GAATGACCATATCCCTAATAAATGATCATATCGTTACTTCGGATGATGTTAAATTGAGTTTTTTTCTCAAGGATGAGgatatttacaaatatcaCTCAGAAGCTCTCTGCAATCGCATGTCGTACATGACTACCAAGAAGGATAGGATAAATGGAACCGTATCAAAATTCCTCAACGAAGATTCGGACGGGAACTACCAAGTTGAAAGTTTGGATGCGCTAAAAAAATTCAATGTTTTGTGTATATCGGCCGAAGATTATCCTCTACACAAATTG GAACGCGTCAATGAAGTCTGCAGAACATTAGAAATTGCATTTTTTGTCTCAATGTCTTGCGGGATATACGGATATTTTTTCATGGACCTACAAAACCATACGGTGGAAGAGCTATTCAATAAAAACGCAAAAAGTCTAACCATAGAATATCGCAAGCTATCCGATGTATTCAACCAAGTTAGGTTTCCAAAGGGATGCAACCCCGTCATAAAGTCTATATTTGGGCTAGTCTCATGTATAAAGATGGGAAAAACACAAGATGAAATGGATGATTTATGCAAAAGAATTTGTGGAGAAATTGGCGCAGATATATCAACTACCAC CTCAATGATACAAATGCACGGGCAAGGGTTCCCCGTCACATCCAGTATACTAGGAGGGTATTTAG CTTTGGAAGTACGTAAGTATGTTACAAAGCAACATGAAACAATCCCCAATTTTTGCGCTTTCGATATGGATACATCCACAGTAGCCACGGCTATGTTATAA